DNA from Stutzerimonas decontaminans:
TCAGTCAGGTCACGCTGCCAGCGGGAAATCGGCAGCTTGCTCGCCAGATGCTGGAACAGCGCGTTGGCGATGCCGAGATTGCCTTCGGAATTTTCGAAGTCGATCGGGTTGACCTTGTGCGGCATGGTGGACGAGCCGATCTCGCCCGCAACGGTCTTCTGCTTGAAGTAGCCGAGGGAGATGTAGCCCCAGACGTCACGGTCGAAGTCGATGAGAATGGTGTTGAAGCGCGCGATGGCGTCGAACAGCTCGGCGATGTAGTCGTGCGGCTCGATTTGCGTGGTATAGGGGTTCCAAGTCAGGCCAAGATCGCCCTCGATGAACTCGCGCGCGTTAGCTTCCCAGTCGATGTCCGGATAGGCACTCAGGTGGGCGTTGTAGTTGCCTACCGCGCCATTGATCTTGCCCAACAGCGGAACAGCAGCGACCTGGGCGATCTGGCGCTCCAGGCGATAGACCACATTGGCCAGCTCCTTGCCAAGCGTCGTCGGCGACGCTGGCTGGCCATGGGTGCGCGATAGCATCGGCACGTCAGCGAACTGCACCGCGAGGCTGCGGATCGATTCGGCGACCTGGCGCATCAGCGGCAGCAGCACGCTGTCGCGACCTTCACGCAGCATCAGCGCATGGGACAGGTTGTTGATGTCCTCGCTGGTGCAGGCGAAGTGGATGAACTCGTTGACCTTGGCGAGCTCGGGCAGCTGCTTGGCCTGCTCCTTGAGCAGATACTCCACGGCTTTGACGTCGTGGTTGGTGGTGCGCTCGAACTCCTTGACGCGCTCGGCATGTTCCAGCTGGAAGTTCTCGGCCAGCTGATTCAGCACGGCATTGGCTTCGCTGGAGAAGGGCGCAACTTCCGGAACGCCTGGATGAGCAGCGAGGCGCTGGAGCCAGCGGACTTCGACCTGAACACGGCAGCGGATCAAGCCGAATTCGCTGAAGATCGGGCGCAGGGCGCTGGTTTTGCCGGCGTAGCGGCCATCGACGGGGGAAACCGCCGTGAGCGAGGAAAGCTGCATAGAGGGCATTCTCGGACAGTCAGGCAACGAAAAGAGGGCGCAGATTATACACGAATGTACCGGTGGGGCCCGGCACATTCGCCGCGGTCAATGGTCTTCGCTCTGAGTGGAGCGAAGCCTCGGGTAGAGCGCATCGAGCAGCTTGCGACGGCTGAAGATCAGCTGCCAGCGATGCCCGCCGAGCTGGCGCCAGAGGCGAGCCGAACGGATGCCGGACAGCAGCAAGGCGCGAATCTTGGAGGCATTGTCCGTTTGCTGCAGGTGGCGCATGTCGCCCTGAACCTGTATGCGTTGGCGGAAGGTACTGAGGGTGTCCTGGTACAGCCCGCCAAACGAGGCGACGACATTTTCGTGGGTAATGCCGAAGTGCTCGACTTGCTGCTGAATCTGATCCAGACGATTGCCGATGACCTGTAGCATGTCATCGCGTTTGTCCAGCTGTCGTTCCAGGCCGATCATTGCCAGCGCATAGCGCAGTGGTTCCCGCTGCAGTGTGCTGCTGTCACGCTCCAGAGCACCAACCAATGCGCGGTAGCCGTCTCGCAGGTTGAGATCGTCTCCGCCATAGATTTCCAGGGTGGTTTCCGGGTTGCGTGCAAGCAGGCTGCCAAGCATGCAGCCAAGCGAGGCGCTTGGAACTTGGCCGGTGCGGGCGATGCGGTCCACCAGTGTTGCTGCTTCGAACACCGCGCCGAGCGCAATCAGCTGCTCATCCAGCGTGCTCATGCTCGACCCTCGAACCAGGGTTCGGCTTGCTCGATCACACCACCTCCCAGGCACACCTCACCGTCGTAGAGCACGACCGACTGGCCCGGTGTTACCGCTCGTTGTGGTGCCTCGAATACGGCACGATAACCACCTGCCGTTTTTTCCAATGTGCAGTCTTGATCGCTCTGGCGATAGCGGACCTTGGCGGTCAGCTTGAGTGGCGAACCGAGGTCGATGGGGTTGACCCAGTAAATCTCAGATGCCAACAGGGCGCGCGAGAACAGCCATGGATGGTCATTACCCTGGCCGACTACGAGCACATTGCGTTGCAGATCCTTGCTCAAAACGTACCAGGGCTCATCCGACGCATCTTTCAGACCGCCTATGCCCAACCCCTGGCGCTGGCCGATGGTGTGATACATCAGGCCGTGGTGGCGGCCGATCACTTCACCGTCGATGGTTTCGATGTCGCCGGGCTGCGCGGGCAGATACTGTTTGAGAAAATCACTGAAGCGCCGCTCGCCGATGAAACAGATGCCGGTTGAGTCTTTCTTCTTCGCCGTGGCGAGGCCGTACTTTTCGGCGATTGCCCGTACCTCGGGCTTTTCCAGCTCGCCGACAGGAAACAGCGTCTTGCTCAGCTGCTCGCCGCCAACAGCGTGCAGGAAGTAGCTCTGGTCCTTGTTGGGGTCAAGCCCCTTGAGCAGTTCGCTGCGCCCGCCCACGTCTCGGCGGCGTACATAGTGGCCGGTCGCGATGAGGTCTGCTCCGAGCATCAGCGCGTAGTCGAGGAAGGCCTTGAACTTGATTTCCCGGTTGCACAGGATGTCAGGGTTGGGCGTACGCCCAGCCTTGTACTCGGCAAGAAAGTGCTCGAATACGTTATCCCAGTACTCGGCGGCAAAGTTGGCGGTGTGCAGCTTGATGCCAATCCGATCGCATACGGCCTGGGCATCAGCCAGGTCTTCCTTGGCGGTGCAGTATTCCGTGCCGTCATCCTCTTCCCAGTTCTTCATGAACAGGCCTTCGACCTGGTAACCCTGCTCGAGAAGCAGGAGGGCCGAAACGGAAGAGTCCACTCCGCCGGACATGCCGACGATTACGCGAGTTTTTTCCGGGGCGGTGAGGGTCGTTACAGGCATAGGAATACGCTGAGGTTTTGCAAGGGGGCGCAATTCTAACAGGCTGCCGCTGGCTGACGAAGCCGTGAATCAGTTGCGAATGACGTCTAGCGAGTGCAGCGGGCCGGTCAGGTAGTCATCAATGCAGCGGGGCACCAATTCACTGCGCCAGCGTTCGGGCTGCCGCTCCAGCTCTTCTCGGCTCAGCCAGCGGGCCGCGACAATACCTTCGTCGAGCGGGCGCTGCGCATCATGGCGCAAGGCCTTGGCGGCAAAGCACACGCGTTGATAGGTCACGCCGTTGCTCGGCGCGGTGTACAGGTAGATGCCGATCAGGCCAATGAGCTCGATCTCCCAGCCGGTTTCTTCCAGCGTTTCGCGTACCGCTGCCTCACGCAGATTCTCGTTGGCCTCAAGATGCCCGGCCGGCTGATTGAGCACGAGACGACCTGCCTTGAGCTCTTCCACCAGCAGAAAGCGGCCCTGATTTTCGATCACGGTCGCGACGGTGATATGCGGTTGCCAATCCATAGGAACGCCTCGTGCAAATGACTGGATGATAAGGACGCTGCTCGCAGAAAGCACGAACCCCGGCGCTGGGCCGGGGTTCGTGGTGACGCTCAAGCCTGAAATCAGGCGTTCAGTGCGGCCAGGGCTGAGTTGAAGGTGGTGCTGGGGCGCATCACCTTGCTGGTCAGCTCGGGGTTGGAGCGGTAGTAGCCGCCGATGTCGACCGGCTTGCCCTGAACGGCAGCGAGTTCGGCAACGATAGCCGCTTCCTGCTCGGACAGTTGCTTGGCCAGCGGGGTGAAGTGAGCTTTCAGCTCAGCGTCATCGTCCTGCGCTGCTAGGGCTTGCGACCAGTACAGTGCCAGGTAGAAGTGGCTGCCGCGGTTGTCGATCTGACCGACCTTGCGCGCCGGCGACTTGTTGTTGTCCAGCAGCTTACCGGTGGCCTGGTCCAGGGTCTTGCCGAGGATCTTGGCCTTGGTGTTGCCGGTCTTGATGCCTGTTTCTTCCAGGGAAACCGCCAATGCCAGAAACTCGCCCAGCGAGTCCCAGCGCAGGTAGTTCTCTTCGACCAACTGCTGCACGTGCTTCGGCGCGGAACCACCAGCGCCTGTTTCGTACATGCCGCCGCCGGCCATCAGTGGAACGATGGAAAGCATCTTCGCCGAGGTGCCCAGCTCCATGATCGGGAATAGGTCGGTCAGGTAGTCGCGCAGCACGTTGCCGGTGACGGAGATGGTGTCCTTGCCGCGGATCATGCGCTCCATGCTCAGGCGAATGGCCTCGTTGTAGCCCATGATGCGGATGTCCAGGCCGCTCAGGTCGTGCTCCTGCAGATAGGTCTCGACTTTCTTCTGCAGTTGCATGTCGTGGGCACGCTCCGGGTCCAGCCAGAAGACAGCCGGGGTGTTCGACTGGCGGGCGCGGGTAACGGCCAGCTTGACCCAGTCGCGGATCGGGGCGTCCTTGGTCTGGCATGCGCGCCAGATATCGCCTTTCTCAACTTCGTGCTGCATCAGCACGGTGCCATCGGCCAGAACGACGCGCATGGTGCCGTCAGCCTGCATCTCGAAGGTCTTGTCGTGCGAGCCGTATTCCTCGGCTTTCTGCGCCATCAGGCCGACGTTCGGTACGCTGCCCATGGTGACCGGGTCGAAGGCGCCGTTGGTCTTGCAGAAGTTGATCATCTCTTGGTAGATGCGGGCGTAGGTGCTTTCCGGCATTACCGCTTTGGTGTCTTTCTGCTTGCCGTCCTTGCCCCACATCTGGCCAGAGTTGCGGATCATCGCCGGCATCGAGGCGTCGACGATGACGTCGCTCGGGATGTGCAGGTTGGTGATGCCCTTGACCGAGTCGACCATGGCCATTTCCGGGCGATGGGCGTAGACCTCGTGGATATCGTGGAGGATTTCTTCCTGCTGCGAAGCCGGCAGCGACTTGATCTTGTCGTAGACGCTGCTGATGCCGTTGTTCGGGTTGACGCCCAGTTCCTTGAACAGCTCGCCGTACTTGTCGAACACGTCTTTGTAGTAAACGCTGACCGCATGGCCGAAGACGATCGGGTGCGAGATCTTCATCATGGTGGCCTTGACGTGCAGGGACCACATCACGCCGGTTTCCTTGCAGTCCTGCAGCGTTTCCTCGAAGAAGGCGCGCAGCTTGTTGCAGCTCATGAACATGCCGTCCAGCACTTCGCCTTCCAGCAGGGCGAGCTGCTTCTTGACTTCCACCTTGCCGTCCTTGCCGACGAACTCGATGCGTACGTCACCAGCCTTGTCCATGGTGATCGACTGTTCGCTGGAGAAGAAGTCGCCGCCACGCATGTAGTCGGCGTGGGACTGCGACGCCTTGCTCCACTTGCCCATGGAGTGCGGGTGCTTGCGGGCATAGGCTTTGACGGCGGCCGGCGCGCGGCGGTCGGAGTTACCTTCACGCAGAACCGGGTTCACAGCGCTACCGAGGACCTTGCTGTAACGCGCACGCACATCTTTCTCGGCGTCGGTCTGAGGGTCTTCCGGGAAGTTGGGGATGTTGTAACCGAGAGCTTGCAGTTCGGCGATGGCGGCCTTGAGCTGCGGAACGGAGGCGCTGATGTTAGGGAGCTTGATGATGTTGGCGTCAGGCTGGTTGGTCAGCTCGGCGAGCTTGGCCAGGTCGTCATCGACTTTCTTGTCCGCGTCCAGCTGGTCGGCAAAGCTCGCAAGAATGCGTCCTGCAAGAGAGATGTCGCGTGTTTCGACGGCTATGTCAGCGGAGGCTGCGAAGGCTTCTACAATGGGAAGAAGCGAGTAGGTGGCCAGGGCTGGGGCTTCGTCGGTGAAGGTATAGATGATCTTCGAGGGGGTGGACATTTAGCGTTAACTCTCTTCTTGCTGGGCGTGCACAGAATCCCGAGTGCGCCGGGTAGGCGCCCTGGTTCTCCGTCTAGATAAACCAGAAGGGGATTCGCCGCGGTGATGATGGATGCACCAATAGAGTGTCGAGCATTTGAACCCAGGGGCCGCGATAGCAGTTCCTGGGTTTCAAGAGGCGGGTCTTGTACAAGACAGGCTCGTCCCTTATGACTTGTGAGTCATCGCAGCAGTATACCATTGAGCCACCCTCTGGCAGAACGGCATTGCGCATACGACGAACGAACATGTAGTTTCAGGCGATTCGAGTGGGTTACCCTCAAACGACGATCGATGTCTAACCACGAAGACGGAGTCCAGCATGGGATACCAAAAGATCCAGGTGCCATCCAGCGGTGACAAAATTACCGTTAACGCCGATAACTCTCTGAATGTCCCCGACAACCCGATCATTCCTTATATAGAAGGGGACGGCATCGGCGTGGATATCAGTCCGGTGATGATCAAGGTGGTGGATGCTGCTGTTCAGAAGGCCTATGGCGGCAAGCGCAAGATTGCCTGGATGGAAATCTATGCGGGCGAGAAGGCCACGCAGGTCTACGACCAGGACACCTGGCTGCCCAAGGAAACGCTGGAAGCCGTCCGTGATTACGTTGTGTCGATCAAGGGCCCCCTGACCACTCCGGTCGGCGGTGGCATCCGCTCCCTGAACGTTGCGCTACGCCAGGAGCTCGACCTGTATGTCTGTCAGCGTCCGGTTCGCTGGTTCACTGGCGTGCCGAGCCCGGTCAAGAAACCGGGTGACGTGGACATGGTGATCTTCCGCGAGAACTCAGAAGACATCTACGCCGGCGTCGAGTGGAAAGCAGGCTCTCCGGAAGCGGAGAAGGTCATCAAGTTCCTGACCGAAGAAATGGGCGTCAAGAAGATCCGCTTTACCGAGAACTGCGGTATCGGCATCAAGCCGGTTTCTCTGGAGGGGACCAAGCGTCTCGTTCGCAAGGCGCTGCAATATGCGGTAGACAACGACCGTAGCTCGGTGACCATCGTCCACAAGGGCAACATCATGAAGTTCACCGAAGGTGCCTTCAAGGAGTGGGGCTATGAAGTGGCGCGCGACGAGTTCGGCGCCGAGCTGCTGGACGGTGGCCCTTGGATGCAGTTCAAGAATCCGAACACCGGCAAGAACATCGTCGTAAAAGACGCCATCGCTGACGCGATGTTGCAACAGATTCTGCTGCGTCCGGCCGAGTACGATGTCATCGCCACGCTTAACCTGAACGGCGACTATCTGTCCGACGCGCTGGCAGCGGAAGTTGGTGGTATCGGCATCGCCCCGGGGGCCAACTTGTCCGACACCGTTGCCATGTTCGAAGCTACCCACGGGACCGCGCCGAAGTATGCCGGGCAGGACAAGGTCAACCCGGGCTCCCTGATTCTCTCTGCCGAAATGATGCTGCGGCACATGGGCTGGGTGGAAGCGGCTGACCTGATCATCAAGTCGACCGAGAGCGCCATCGCCGCGAAGACGGTCACATACGACTTCGAGCGTTTGATGGAGGGTGCTCAGCTGATGTCATGCTCGCAGTTTGGCGACGCAATGATCAGTCATATGTAACTGGGGTCAGAAATGAAAAAGGCCGATCAATTGATCGGCCTTTTTGTTTGTTTCATAAAACGTCAGGCGTCTACGGTAGAAATGCCCTGTGCAGCAGCAGGGGTCGTCGCTTCAGACATGGCCTGTTGTGGCCTGATGTCGGTCGCGTGAAGGCCTTTCGGACCCTGCAGGATGTTGAACATGACCGCTTGCCCAGCTTTCAGAGTTCGGTAGCCGTCCATCTGGATGGCCGAGTAGTGGGCGAACAGGTCCTCATCGCCGCCGTCTGCTACGATGAAGCCATAGCCTTTGGCGTTGTTGAACCACTTGACCTTACCGCTTAGCATGCTGTTATCCCTCTGCAAAGGAGTCCATTACTGGAGTAACATCCATTTCATTCCGCGCTTATGCAGCCCGAGGCCTCATGTTGCGCAACCCGTTTGCCCTTGTAGGCACATACTGTTTGTATCACCGTTTTGCCGATAGTCAAGGCGACTCGTCAGCTGGCTGCGAAGCTGTCCATATTTATCTGGCCCCGGTGCCACGACCTAGAACCGTTATGCGCATGCATGCATTTGCTCAGATTCGACTAACATTCAATCAGGATCGGCCCTTAGGGGACGAAGACGACGCGTCCGGCCTCGCTGTTCAGGAGGCCAAGCCGGAATTGAAGGCACCACCGATGTATAAAGTTGTCATGTTCAATGACGACTACACGCCGATGGATTTCGTCGTCGAGGTGCTGGAAGGCATTTTCAATCACAGCAGGGAGCAGGCCACCAAGATCATGCTGGCCGTCCATACCGAGGGGCAGGCAGTCTGCGGGCTATATACCCGCGACGTCGCCGAAACCAAAGCGATGCAAGTGAATCAATATGCAAGGGAATGCCAGCACCCGCTGCTTTGTGAGATCGAGAAGGACGGTTAACTCCGAATGCTGGGGAAGAGGTGAAAGCTATGTTGAACCGTGAGCTCGAAGTCACTCTGAATCTGGCTTTCA
Protein-coding regions in this window:
- the purB gene encoding adenylosuccinate lyase codes for the protein MQLSSLTAVSPVDGRYAGKTSALRPIFSEFGLIRCRVQVEVRWLQRLAAHPGVPEVAPFSSEANAVLNQLAENFQLEHAERVKEFERTTNHDVKAVEYLLKEQAKQLPELAKVNEFIHFACTSEDINNLSHALMLREGRDSVLLPLMRQVAESIRSLAVQFADVPMLSRTHGQPASPTTLGKELANVVYRLERQIAQVAAVPLLGKINGAVGNYNAHLSAYPDIDWEANAREFIEGDLGLTWNPYTTQIEPHDYIAELFDAIARFNTILIDFDRDVWGYISLGYFKQKTVAGEIGSSTMPHKVNPIDFENSEGNLGIANALFQHLASKLPISRWQRDLTDSTVLRNLGVGFAHSVIAYEASLKGIGKLELNAARIAEDLDACWEVLAEPVQTVMRRYAVENAYEKLKDLTRGKGITPEALQTFIDGLDIPAEAKAELRKLTPANYIGNAVAQAKRV
- the hflD gene encoding high frequency lysogenization protein HflD, with the protein product MSTLDEQLIALGAVFEAATLVDRIARTGQVPSASLGCMLGSLLARNPETTLEIYGGDDLNLRDGYRALVGALERDSSTLQREPLRYALAMIGLERQLDKRDDMLQVIGNRLDQIQQQVEHFGITHENVVASFGGLYQDTLSTFRQRIQVQGDMRHLQQTDNASKIRALLLSGIRSARLWRQLGGHRWQLIFSRRKLLDALYPRLRSTQSEDH
- the mnmA gene encoding tRNA 2-thiouridine(34) synthase MnmA, with product MPVTTLTAPEKTRVIVGMSGGVDSSVSALLLLEQGYQVEGLFMKNWEEDDGTEYCTAKEDLADAQAVCDRIGIKLHTANFAAEYWDNVFEHFLAEYKAGRTPNPDILCNREIKFKAFLDYALMLGADLIATGHYVRRRDVGGRSELLKGLDPNKDQSYFLHAVGGEQLSKTLFPVGELEKPEVRAIAEKYGLATAKKKDSTGICFIGERRFSDFLKQYLPAQPGDIETIDGEVIGRHHGLMYHTIGQRQGLGIGGLKDASDEPWYVLSKDLQRNVLVVGQGNDHPWLFSRALLASEIYWVNPIDLGSPLKLTAKVRYRQSDQDCTLEKTAGGYRAVFEAPQRAVTPGQSVVLYDGEVCLGGGVIEQAEPWFEGRA
- a CDS encoding NUDIX hydrolase: MDWQPHITVATVIENQGRFLLVEELKAGRLVLNQPAGHLEANENLREAAVRETLEETGWEIELIGLIGIYLYTAPSNGVTYQRVCFAAKALRHDAQRPLDEGIVAARWLSREELERQPERWRSELVPRCIDDYLTGPLHSLDVIRN
- a CDS encoding NADP-dependent isocitrate dehydrogenase, whose product is MSTPSKIIYTFTDEAPALATYSLLPIVEAFAASADIAVETRDISLAGRILASFADQLDADKKVDDDLAKLAELTNQPDANIIKLPNISASVPQLKAAIAELQALGYNIPNFPEDPQTDAEKDVRARYSKVLGSAVNPVLREGNSDRRAPAAVKAYARKHPHSMGKWSKASQSHADYMRGGDFFSSEQSITMDKAGDVRIEFVGKDGKVEVKKQLALLEGEVLDGMFMSCNKLRAFFEETLQDCKETGVMWSLHVKATMMKISHPIVFGHAVSVYYKDVFDKYGELFKELGVNPNNGISSVYDKIKSLPASQQEEILHDIHEVYAHRPEMAMVDSVKGITNLHIPSDVIVDASMPAMIRNSGQMWGKDGKQKDTKAVMPESTYARIYQEMINFCKTNGAFDPVTMGSVPNVGLMAQKAEEYGSHDKTFEMQADGTMRVVLADGTVLMQHEVEKGDIWRACQTKDAPIRDWVKLAVTRARQSNTPAVFWLDPERAHDMQLQKKVETYLQEHDLSGLDIRIMGYNEAIRLSMERMIRGKDTISVTGNVLRDYLTDLFPIMELGTSAKMLSIVPLMAGGGMYETGAGGSAPKHVQQLVEENYLRWDSLGEFLALAVSLEETGIKTGNTKAKILGKTLDQATGKLLDNNKSPARKVGQIDNRGSHFYLALYWSQALAAQDDDAELKAHFTPLAKQLSEQEAAIVAELAAVQGKPVDIGGYYRSNPELTSKVMRPSTTFNSALAALNA
- the icd gene encoding NADP-dependent isocitrate dehydrogenase, whose amino-acid sequence is MGYQKIQVPSSGDKITVNADNSLNVPDNPIIPYIEGDGIGVDISPVMIKVVDAAVQKAYGGKRKIAWMEIYAGEKATQVYDQDTWLPKETLEAVRDYVVSIKGPLTTPVGGGIRSLNVALRQELDLYVCQRPVRWFTGVPSPVKKPGDVDMVIFRENSEDIYAGVEWKAGSPEAEKVIKFLTEEMGVKKIRFTENCGIGIKPVSLEGTKRLVRKALQYAVDNDRSSVTIVHKGNIMKFTEGAFKEWGYEVARDEFGAELLDGGPWMQFKNPNTGKNIVVKDAIADAMLQQILLRPAEYDVIATLNLNGDYLSDALAAEVGGIGIAPGANLSDTVAMFEATHGTAPKYAGQDKVNPGSLILSAEMMLRHMGWVEAADLIIKSTESAIAAKTVTYDFERLMEGAQLMSCSQFGDAMISHM
- the cspD gene encoding cold shock domain-containing protein CspD, with amino-acid sequence MLSGKVKWFNNAKGYGFIVADGGDEDLFAHYSAIQMDGYRTLKAGQAVMFNILQGPKGLHATDIRPQQAMSEATTPAAAQGISTVDA
- the clpS gene encoding ATP-dependent Clp protease adapter ClpS, which gives rise to MHAFAQIRLTFNQDRPLGDEDDASGLAVQEAKPELKAPPMYKVVMFNDDYTPMDFVVEVLEGIFNHSREQATKIMLAVHTEGQAVCGLYTRDVAETKAMQVNQYARECQHPLLCEIEKDG